The proteins below are encoded in one region of Amycolatopsis magusensis:
- a CDS encoding acyclic terpene utilization AtuA family protein, producing the protein MTGPIRIGNASGFYGDRFAAVREMLTGGPLDVLTGDYLAELTMLILGRDLLKDPDRGYAKTFLRQMGENLALAKERGVRIVTNAGGLNPAGLAAALRELAAKSDVDVRIAHVEGDDLRHRAEELGFGNQLTANAYLGAWGIAGCLDAGADVVVTGRVTDASLVVGPAAAHFGWARDDYDALAGAVAAGHVIECGAQATGGNYSFFTRHDIAHPGFPIAEIHEDGSSVITKHEGAGGVVTTGTVTAQLLYEITGARYAGPDVTTRFDTLSLTQEGPDRVRISGVTGEPPPPTLKVCLNALGGFRNETTFVLTGLDIEEKAALVREQLTEALKAKPPEKVRWTLARTDRPDADTEQTASALLHVAVTDPDPKVAGRAFSQAAIELALASYPGFHVTAPPSDATPYGVYRASYVDAAQVPHVAVTADSRIEVAPAAETLELAEVADPELPEPLPDGPKRWAPLGAVLGARSGDKGGDANVGVWATSDEGWRWLAHTLTVDEFRRLLPETAELSVRRHMLPNLRAVNFVVTGILGQGVASQARFDPQAKALGEWLRGRYAEIPEVLL; encoded by the coding sequence GTGACCGGCCCGATCCGCATCGGCAACGCCTCCGGCTTCTACGGCGACCGGTTCGCCGCCGTGCGCGAGATGCTCACCGGTGGCCCGCTGGACGTGCTGACCGGCGACTACCTGGCCGAGCTGACCATGCTCATCCTCGGGCGCGACCTGCTCAAGGACCCGGATCGCGGGTACGCCAAGACGTTCCTGCGGCAGATGGGCGAAAATCTGGCGCTGGCCAAGGAACGCGGCGTCAGGATCGTCACCAACGCCGGTGGGCTGAACCCCGCCGGGCTCGCCGCCGCGTTGCGCGAGCTGGCCGCCAAGTCCGATGTGGACGTCAGGATCGCGCACGTCGAGGGCGACGACCTGCGGCACCGCGCCGAGGAACTCGGCTTCGGGAACCAGTTGACCGCCAACGCCTACCTCGGGGCCTGGGGCATCGCCGGATGCCTGGACGCGGGCGCCGACGTGGTGGTCACCGGGCGGGTCACCGACGCCTCGCTCGTCGTCGGCCCGGCCGCGGCGCACTTCGGCTGGGCCCGCGACGACTACGACGCACTGGCCGGTGCGGTGGCCGCCGGGCACGTGATCGAATGCGGCGCGCAGGCCACCGGCGGCAACTACTCGTTCTTCACCCGGCACGACATCGCACATCCCGGCTTCCCCATCGCGGAGATCCACGAAGACGGCAGCAGCGTGATCACCAAGCACGAAGGCGCCGGCGGGGTGGTCACCACGGGCACGGTCACCGCGCAGCTGCTGTACGAGATCACCGGCGCGCGGTACGCCGGTCCCGATGTCACCACGCGCTTCGACACCCTGAGCCTGACGCAGGAGGGTCCCGATCGCGTCCGGATCAGCGGGGTCACCGGCGAGCCACCGCCGCCGACGCTGAAGGTCTGCCTCAACGCGCTCGGCGGCTTCCGCAACGAGACCACCTTCGTGCTCACCGGTCTCGACATCGAGGAGAAGGCCGCGCTGGTGCGTGAACAGCTCACCGAAGCGCTGAAGGCGAAGCCGCCGGAGAAGGTGCGCTGGACGCTCGCCCGCACCGACCGGCCGGACGCCGACACCGAGCAGACCGCGAGCGCGCTGCTGCACGTGGCCGTCACGGATCCCGATCCGAAGGTGGCGGGACGCGCGTTCAGCCAGGCCGCGATCGAGCTGGCGCTGGCCAGCTACCCGGGTTTCCACGTCACCGCACCCCCTTCGGACGCCACGCCGTACGGGGTGTACCGGGCGTCCTATGTGGACGCCGCGCAGGTGCCGCACGTCGCGGTGACCGCGGACTCGCGGATCGAGGTCGCCCCTGCCGCCGAGACGCTGGAACTGGCCGAGGTGGCGGACCCGGAACTGCCGGAACCGTTGCCGGACGGGCCGAAGCGGTGGGCACCGCTGGGTGCGGTCCTCGGTGCGCGCAGCGGTGACAAGGGCGGCGACGCGAACGTCGGCGTGTGGGCCACCTCCGACGAGGGCTGGCGCTGGCTCGCGCACACGCTGACCGTGGACGAATTCCGCCGCCTGCTCCCGGAAACCGCGGAATTGTCGGTGCGGCGGCATATGCTGCCCAACCTGCGAGCGGTCAACTTCGTGGTGACCGGAATCCTCGGACAGGGGGTCGCCTCGCAGGCCAGGTTCGATCCACAGGCCAAGGCGCTCGGCGAGTGGCTGCGCGGCCGGTACGCCGAGATCCCGGAGGTGTTGTTGTGA
- a CDS encoding alpha/beta hydrolase, whose translation MPPAAPSQESVRLRAAFSVRVRPVADRAAPRGYQLRGIRRISDSAGLSRLPRGTRAWPARYGRVRGVWMRAPGADPNRGALLYLHGGGYVFGSPRSHRTFAYRLSKRVGVPVFLLDYRRAPEHPFPAAADDALDAYRLLLARGYPPEKLLVAGDSAGGHLTACLLGDLARLHLPQPAGAYLVSPWLDLTVASASRRDGQQRDPFLSPAYAAKCRDAYVTNTPWNHPRLNVLGADKSGWPPILLQVGDTEALVDEARQFARTHTATELEVWPGQIHVFPIFSNLPEGRDATNRAGEFLGGLLTGCQ comes from the coding sequence ATGCCGCCTGCCGCGCCCAGCCAGGAAAGTGTCCGCCTCCGCGCCGCCTTCTCCGTCCGGGTCCGGCCGGTCGCCGATCGCGCCGCACCTCGCGGGTACCAACTGCGGGGCATCCGCCGGATCAGCGACAGCGCCGGGCTGAGCCGCCTCCCCCGCGGCACCCGCGCCTGGCCCGCCCGCTACGGCCGCGTCCGCGGGGTGTGGATGCGCGCCCCCGGAGCCGACCCGAACCGCGGCGCCCTGCTCTACCTGCACGGCGGCGGGTACGTCTTCGGCTCGCCGCGCTCGCACCGGACCTTCGCCTACCGTCTGTCCAAGCGGGTCGGCGTGCCGGTGTTCCTGCTGGACTACCGGCGCGCCCCCGAGCACCCGTTCCCGGCCGCCGCCGACGACGCGCTCGACGCCTACCGGCTGCTGCTGGCCCGGGGCTACCCACCGGAGAAGCTGCTCGTCGCCGGGGATTCGGCCGGCGGGCACCTGACCGCGTGCCTGCTCGGCGACCTCGCCCGGCTGCACCTGCCCCAGCCCGCCGGCGCGTATCTCGTCTCGCCCTGGCTCGACCTGACCGTCGCGTCGGCCTCCCGGCGTGACGGCCAGCAGCGCGATCCGTTCCTCTCCCCCGCCTACGCCGCGAAGTGCCGGGACGCCTACGTCACGAACACGCCGTGGAACCACCCGCGCCTGAACGTGCTCGGCGCGGACAAGTCGGGCTGGCCGCCGATCCTGCTGCAGGTCGGCGACACCGAGGCGCTGGTCGACGAAGCCCGCCAGTTCGCCCGCACCCACACCGCGACCGAACTGGAGGTGTGGCCGGGGCAGATCCACGTGTTCCCGATCTTCTCGAACCTGCCGGAGGGCCGGGACGCCACGAACCGGGCCGGCGAATTCCTCGGCGGCTTGTTGACGGGTTGCCAGTAA
- a CDS encoding TIGR03084 family metal-binding protein, with amino-acid sequence MADVGAILRDLAAESGELDALVAALPEAGWARPTPADGWTIAHQIAHLAWTDDKALIAVRTPELFAAEVEKAFASGGKDVDEGAETGAQAPPAELLARWRTGREDLARGLAEVPDGQKVPWYGPPMSAASMVTARIMETWAHAQDVFDALGVRREPSERLWHIARFGVRTRNFAYTINSRTPPAEEFRVELTAPDGSTWAWGPEDAADRVTGSALGFCLVVTQRRHPADTDLRTEGEQARTWLTFAQAFAGMPGPGRREGQFA; translated from the coding sequence GTGGCGGATGTGGGCGCGATCCTGCGGGATCTCGCGGCCGAAAGCGGGGAACTGGACGCACTGGTCGCGGCGTTGCCGGAAGCGGGGTGGGCCAGGCCGACGCCCGCCGACGGCTGGACGATCGCGCACCAGATCGCCCACCTGGCCTGGACCGACGACAAGGCGCTCATCGCGGTGCGCACCCCGGAACTGTTCGCCGCGGAGGTGGAGAAGGCGTTCGCCTCCGGCGGCAAGGACGTGGACGAAGGCGCCGAAACCGGTGCGCAGGCCCCGCCCGCCGAACTGCTGGCGCGCTGGCGGACCGGGCGCGAGGACCTCGCGCGCGGGCTGGCCGAGGTGCCCGACGGGCAGAAGGTGCCGTGGTACGGCCCGCCGATGAGCGCCGCGTCGATGGTCACCGCGCGGATCATGGAGACCTGGGCGCACGCGCAGGACGTGTTCGACGCGCTCGGCGTCCGGCGTGAGCCGTCGGAGCGGCTGTGGCACATCGCCCGGTTCGGCGTGCGCACCCGGAACTTCGCCTACACCATTAACTCCCGCACCCCGCCGGCCGAGGAGTTCCGCGTCGAACTGACCGCGCCGGACGGCTCGACCTGGGCGTGGGGACCGGAGGACGCGGCGGACCGCGTCACCGGCAGCGCGCTCGGGTTCTGCCTCGTGGTCACCCAGCGGCGGCACCCGGCCGACACGGACCTGCGGACCGAGGGCGAGCAGGCCCGGACCTGGCTCACCTTCGCGCAGGCCTTCGCCGGGATGCCCGGACCCGGGCGCCGGGAAGGGCAGTTCGCGTGA